The Changchengzhania lutea genomic sequence TTTTACAATATTGTATTTTACAGATGCCACCATTAATGATACCCAAACAATTATAGGCTTAGGATCTTTAGGCGCTTTGCCCGTTGCCTTTTTAGTATGGTCAATTGGTTTGTCGCTTGGTGGAACTACAGGTTACGCTATAAATCCTGCGCGAGATTTAGGACCAAGAATTGTTCACGCTATACTTCCTATTAAAAAAAAAGCATCTAATGACTGGAGTTACGCATGGATTCCGGTTATAGGTCCTATAATTGGTGCTGCTCTAGCAGCTTTGGGAATGTCTCTACTTTCTTAATGAGTTTAAAGTGTTTTGATTAGTCATTTCCAAAAACTATCTTTATAAGTAGATGGTGAATTAATGTTTTTTGATAAATGAAAACTCTGCAATTAAATGTTTTAATGTTTTTATGTCTGATGTCTTTTGGTCAGGAGTTACCACCTATTGAAAAATTTACTACCGAAAACTACCACGGAGATAATCAAAACTGGATGATTTCTCAAGCTTCCAACAACTTTATTTACGTCGCAAATAATATAGGGCTATTGGAATATAATGGTGCTAAATGGGTCACGTACCCTTCGCCAAACAACACGATAATTAGAGCAGTAAGAGTTATTAATGATAAAATTTATACGGGTAGTTATGGAGAATTTGGATATTGGATAAAAAATGAATTTGGAATCTTAACCTATGCGTCATTAGCATCTAAATTAGAAAATAAGCTATCAGAAGATGAAGAAATTTGGAACATCATTGAATACAAGGAATGGGTGGTTTTTCAGTCTGGAGACAATATTTATTTTTATAATTCTACTACTGAAACCTTCAAAATAATTCATTCCAATAATATCATTTATAAAATCTTTAAGGTAGACAACAGGATTTTTTACCATGTAGATAATGAAGGCATTTATCTTGTCGAGAATGGTAAACCTAAGTTGATATTAAATCATGAAATTGTTAAATCTGGCCGGGTTATAAACATTTTTAAAAGAGATGAAAATTTAATGCTTCTAACTAGAAGTTATGGGTTTTACACTTTTAAAAATAATAATATGACACCTTGGGAAACGCCTGCAGATGACGTTTTTAAAAAGGTGAATATTTTTAGTAGTATTCAACTGAAAGACGGTAGCTTTATAGTAGGCACTATTTCTGATGGTGTTATTCATTTAAATATAGATGGAAGTATTAATTATAAAATTACACAAAAAACAGGACTAAATAATAATACCGTATTGTGTTTGTTTGAAGACCAAGCGCAAAATGTTTGGGTTGGTTTAGATAATGGCATTAATTGCATAAATGTAAAATCGGCAATTAAAACATATTACGATTATGATGGCGTTTTAGGAACGGTATACTCCACGATGGTTTTTAATAATTATCTGTACATAGGGTCTAATCAAGGTCTTTTTTATAGGGAAGTAAATGATATTGATTCACCATTTAAATTTATAGAAGGGACAGCGGGCCAAGTTTGGGATTTATATAATTATAAGGATGACTATTTGTTTTGTGGACATCATTTAGGCACTTTTTTAATTAAAAATAACAAAGCAAAAAATATAAATAAGAATCTAGGGGCATGGACATTTAAAGCCATTCCCAATGCTGAAAACCTCATACTCCAGGGTAATTATGATGGACTATACATTCTTGAAAAAGTGAATGAGACTTGGCAAACCAGAAATAAAGTGGAAGGTTTTGAAAATTCCTCAAGGTATTTCGAAATCAATGATGATAATCAGGTTTGGGTTAATCATGAATACAAAGGTGTATTTAAACTTAAGTTGGATGACAGTTTAAAAAAAGTGATTAAACTTGGTATGGAAACCAGCCTGCCTCTTGGAAAAAACACCGGTTTAATCAGATATAAAAATAATATAATCTACCGAGCTCAAGAAGGAATGTTTGAATATAATAATAGTACGGATGCATTTCAAAGAGATTCCATTCTGAGCCTAACCACTAAAAAGGATCAATATATTTCTGGTAAATTAGTTGTAGACAAAAACGACAAGCTGTGGGTGTTTTCAAAAGACAATCTAAATTATATTGAAAATGATAATGTTACCAACCAGCCCGCAATCAATAATATTTCTATTCCTTCGAAGTTAAGAAAGGGGCTTTTGGGTTACGAAAATATTTCACTTACTTCTAATAACAAATATGTTTTAGGAACTACAAATGGGTATATAACATTAGATTTATCAAAACTTAATGAGACTAACAATCATACCACTTACTTAAATACAGTTGCTTTACAAGATATAGAAGGTAAAATATCACAATATAAAATTCAACATGTTGGGGAGTTTAATCATAATAACGGAATTTTGTTGTTTGAGTATTCTGTACCTGAATACGATAAGTTTTTAGGTGTTAAGTATCAATACAAACTTGAAGGACATTCAAATAAATGGAGCCCATGGACAGAAAATGCACAGGCAAGTTTTGAAAACCTGTCTTTTGGAGATTACACGTTTAAAGTTAGGGTCAAAGTAGGTAACAAATTAACGAAAAACACGGTGTCTTACACTTTCAAAGTAGACCGACCTTGGTATCTTTCAAACATCGCGATAAGTTTTTACTTTTTATTACTTTTATTAATAACCTTAATTACACATAAGGCATACAAACGCTATTATAACAACAAATTTAAGCATGAGCAGATGGAGAATGAGCAAACGATTATGCAAATTAAAAATGAAAAATTAAATCAGGATATTGAAAATAAAAATAGAGAGTTGGCAATTTCAACCATGAGTATTATAAAAAAGAATAGAGTTTTAAATAAGATAAAGAAAGAGCTTAAAAAAAATAAAGACAATGCAGATAATGCTGCAGTAATACTTATAGATAGCAACCTTAATGATACTAAAGACTGGTCATTTTTTGAGCAGGCCTTTAATAATGCAGATAAAGACTTTTTAGAAAAAATAAAAAAGTCTCATCCAAATTTAACACCCAACGATTTGCGTTTTTGCGCCTATTTACGACTTAATTTATCTTCAAAAGAAATGGCGCCCCTGCTTAATATTTCCATTAAAAGTGTTGAGACGAAGCGTTACAGACTAAGAAAGAAGTTAGGCTTGGAGCACGATAATAGCCTTGTAGACTACATCTTAAAATTTTAGCAACACGACAAGAGCTTAATTCACCTAGACATTACCACGACAAACATAAATTACGTATTGTTTTGGCAACAGTTCACAAAATATTTGTAATTACAACATCACTGTATCTATAAGGTCTTGGCGCAAGAACTATCATGTTTTATCGAAATTTAATACGATGTTCGTTTTTTATCGAGGTAAAATTTATGGAATTATCAGTTTTAGGGTCTAAGTTTACATATACTCAATTTCAAAATAGTTTGTAAAATTTAAATCAGACTATATTTTGAATCAAACTAAAACGAACTCACATGAAATTAAAGCTATGTTATCAAAAAATTAAAGTCCTTCTATGCTTGCTCTTTTTGGCGACCTCTCTTGTTGCGGTTGCACAAACAGATAAAACAGTTACAGGAACAGTGCTCTCTTCTGAAGACAATATGCCATTGCCTGGGGCAACCGTGCTTGTGAAAGGCACAATTAATGGGACGTCCACGGATTTTGATGGAAACTTTACTTTAAATGTTTCTAGTTCGGCAAGGACATTGTCCGTTTCTTATATAGGATATCAAACAAAAGAGGCTGCAATTACTACTGGCGCTATGACTATTTTATTGGATGTCGATCAAAACCTATTGGATGAAGTCGTGGTTGTGGGATATGGAACACAGAAAAAAAGTGACTTAGTAAGTGCGGTTGCCAAGGCAGATTTAAGCAAAGCAACACAAACACCTACGTCCGATGTTAATGAAATGCTTAGAGGTAGGATTTCTGGTTTACAAGTAGATGTAGGTGGTGGTAGTTTGCGACCAGGAGGGACTTCAGAAATTATATTTAGAGGACGTGGTTCTATAGAAGGGAACGTAAGCGGGATTTATGTTGTAGATGGTGTGGTAAGAGATGGCGGCATCGAGGACATTAATCCAGACGATATCGAATCCATTGAATTTTTAAAAGATGCTTCAGCGCAAGCTATTTATGGATCTAGAGCGGTTAATGGTGTGGTTTTAATCACTACTAAAAGAGGGAAAACGAACAAAGTTAATGTTTCATATCATGGCTATGTTACAACACAATCTATAGAAAGAAATTTTGATGTATACGATGGTCAAGAATTTGCGCAATTGCGACGGGAAGCCAGAAGAACAAATAACGGTGACGGCACAGAGTATCTTGATGATGATGAAATCTTTTCAGCTATAGAATTAGAATCGATTGAAAATAATGAGTTTGTAGATTGGGAAGATGAATTGCAAAAAAAAGGCACCATAAATAGTCAATCCATAAGTGTAAATGGGGGTACAGAGTCAACACAAGTATTTGGTAGCATTAATTATTTTAGACAAGATGGTATTATTCCAACCTCTAGTTATGTTAGAAAGAATTTGCGTTTAAACGTCGATCAAAAAATTAGTGATAAAATTTCTGCTCGATTCGATATTAATATACTTAATGATAAAACCGAAAGGGCTGCAAATATTAACGTCATTACATTTTCACCATTAGGGAGAGCTTATGACGATAACGGAAATTTAACACAATTCCCAAGTGGAGAAGAAGGTACAGCTACCAATCCATTATGGAACTTACGAGAATCTGATGATGATGAAAGAGGTAATGATTTTGTTGTAAATTTTATACCATCATATCAAATAACAGATAATTTAAAATATCAATTAACAACGTCTGTTACTCGTAAAAATTCTGAAAGAGGTCGATATTTATCCTCACTACATTCTGGAGGAGATACCGATAGAGGTATTGCTAGTATAAATAACCAATTAAGAGAGGCGTTTTTTATTGAAAACATTTTAACTTACGATAAAGAATTCAACGAAGACCACAAACTTAACGTGACGCTAGTACAAGCTGCAGATGAGAATAAATACACGCAAACATTTACCGTAGGTACAGGCTTTCCAAATGAAAGTTTAGGCTACGATGGCATCACAAACGCCATTGGCAATATTACTGCAGAGCGTAATAAAGAGACAATAAGAACTGCATCTTTTATGGGTAGATTGCGTTACAATCTATTCGATAAATATTTATTCACGGGTACATTTAGAAGAGATGGCGCCTCAGTTAATGCTAAAGATTTTAAATGGACTGATAATCCAGCGGGGGCTTTTGCATGGAAAATTCATAAAGAAAGTTTTTTAGAGAATGTCGATGCTATTCAAGAATTAAAGCTACGGTTAAGTTACGGTTCGTTGGCAAACGCGCTTAAAGTGCCGTACGCATCACTATTTACAGCAGAAGGACAAAATTATATATTTGATGACGGCATTACGGCATCAGGTTATGCACCATCTGTTATATTACCCAATCCTAGTTTAGAGCATGAAAAAATCACCACTTTAAATGTAGGTCTTGATTTCTCATTATTCAACAGGTTTTTAACGGGTGATATCAATTATTACGATGCCAGAACTAAAAATTTACTATTAAAACGTGGTGTGCCTTCAATAACGGGGTATCAATATACCTTCTTCAATGCAGGTGAGTTACAAAATACAGGGATAGAATTAAGTTTAACTGCAAACCTTATTAATACTGAGGATTTTAAGTGGTTTGTCTCTACCAATTGGTCTAATAATAAAAACAAACTTATTGAGCTTTATAATGACGGCGAAGGTAATCCCATTTTAGATGATGATGCCTATGGCTACTTTGTAGGTCAATCTACAAGTGTTATTAGACAATATGAATTTGACGGTATCTGGCAAGAAGGTGATGATTTTGCAAATGCACCACAAGCTAATCCAGAATCGTCTATTCCACAAGAGAATCTTGCTCCTGGTGATATTAGAATTAAAGATACCAATGGCGTGGATGAAGATGGTAACCCAACAGGTATTCCAGACGGTAAAATAACGCCTGAAGATCGCGTGTTTAAAGATGGTAATCCAGATTGGTTTGGTTCATTATCTTCTACTTTATCCTACAAAGGTTTTGAATTATTCGTTGACTTTTATGCCGTAGAGGGTGCCACAAAAGTGAATCCATTTCTGTCAGATTTCAACAATGGAGGGACACTTTCCAGTAAATTAAATGGTGTAAGAGTGCCATACTATACGCCTGAGAACCCTTCAACAACATTTCCAAGACCGAATTTTGATGCAACGCCGCAGTATTTAAATGCCTTAGCAGTAAAGGATGCCTCATACATAAGACTTAGAACGCTTAGTTTAGGGTACACCTTACCTCAATCAGTTTTTGATAAATTGAATATTGAACAAGTAAAAGTTTATGTGACGGGTAATAACTTATTCACAGACACAGATTATATTGGGTACAGCCCTGAGGTAAATATTAGAAACACTTTTGATAATACCGATACAGGATATCCAGATGCAACAAGTTTCACTTTTGGAGTAAAAGTTAAGTTATAATTTTCAAAAAAAATTAATTATGAATATTAAAAAAAATTTAATACGAACAAAAAGTAGTTTACTCTTGCTTATGGCACTTTTATCAATTGTGTCTTGTGAAGAATTTTTGGAAGAGCAACCAAGTACCGTTATAGATTCGAACTATATTTATACTACAGAAGAAGGTTTAAAATCTGGCGTAGTAAGTTTATATAAGTTTGAAAGAGATCGTTATGATAGAAGTACTGAAGATTATATGGGGGCTGTATTAATGTCGTCTAGAAGTGATTTGGCGTTTAGCAGAACAGGTTATACAGGAAATATGGGCAGATATCAAAGAGGGATTTCCCCAGACGACTTAGGAGCAAGATTTGTATCCGCTTTATTTTGGAAACATTATTACAATATAACCAGCAAAGCTACAGATATTATTAATGCTGCCGAAGTTGCAAGCGGTATTGATGAAGATGTAAGAAATCAAGTGCTTGCAGAGGCTAAGTTCTTTAGAGCACATTCTTATTTTTACTTATATAGAATGTTTAATAACATTTATGTAACTACAGAAACGGTCACAGTAGAGAATGCCTTTGATGTAATAAATGGTAAATCTTCTGAAGATGAAATTTTCGAATTATTAAATAGTGATTTAAATTTTGCCATAGAGCATTTAGATTGGAATGTAACATTTGGACGCGTATCAAAAGGAACAGCTAAGCACGTAAAAGCCAAAGTGGCCATGTGGGAAGGTAATTGGCAAGAAGCAAAGATCCAAGCACTTTCAGTTATCGAAGATCCAATGAGTCCTCACAGTTTAGTTGCGGTTGGAGATGTTTTTAAAGGCGACAGAAACCACTCAGAACAACTCTTCGTAGTACAATCACAAGATGATGCCTTAGGTGGAGGTGAGGTTACTATGATGAATGCGAATTATGTAACTCAATATTTTCAAATTCCTGGAATAGATGCAAATGTAGAACAAGGAGGAAGAGGTTTTTCAAGAGTTTTGCCTAACCGTTATTTAATGAATCTTATTGCTGAGGATCCAAATGATAAAAGAGATGATGATACTTACTTTAGATTAAAATATTACTATACTACAGGAGTGAATACAGGTGAAGAAATTGATATTTATAAACCTATTTCGGATGAAAATCCTAATGGCGTACAACTTGCAAGATATTATCAAAGATTACACCCATCTTGCATAAAATTTGCACAGGAAGATGATGACCCGACTACTTACAGACAAAAAAGCAATATTTTAGTATATAGATTAGCTGAGACCTATTTAATTGCTGCAGAAGCTATGATGAGGTCTTCAGGCGATCCTTTACCGTACATAAACGCAGTGCGAACTAGAGCAAAAGCAGCCCCATTAACAAGCGTGAATGAGCAAGCTATTTTAGATGAGCGTGCACGTGAGTTGGCTTTCGAAGGTCAGCGATGGTTCACTCTAAAAAGAATGGGGCAAGCTGTTATAGATAGACAGATTACCAGTTATGCTGGTGATGGCGAATATTTTCCTGCAAACTTAGGAGATAAAGACCCTCGCACTAACTGGCAATCGCATTTTATTAATTTTCCTATTGCACAAATAGATTTAGATCTATTAGGACCAAGTTATCCACAAAACGAAGGCTATAATTAATGGTATTGTTTTATGATTAGTTGAGTTTTATTTAAGGTATAAGGGCAAATAACTGCCCTTATATTTTAATAATTTTTTGGAAGAATTAGTTTTGAAGTTTTGAAAATAACCAAAATTTAAAAAAGCATGCGCATATTTTTAATAGTATACATTTTAATAAGTTTCTATTCTTGTAATAAAGTTCCACATAAACAAAGCATAACTTTTGCAAAAAACCCAGTAATAGCACATAGAGGCGCATGGAAAAAAAACAATCTTCCAAAAAATTCAATAGCCTCTTTAAAGCACGCTATAGAATTAAAATGTGCTGGATCTGAGTTTGATGTGAGAATGACCTCAGACACTATACTTATTGTAACCCATGACGCTGATTATCATGAACTACCTATTGAAGAAACGACTTATGAAGAATTGTCCAAGTTTAAACTTTTTAATGGGGAAACATTGCCAACCTTAAAACAATACCTTCTTGCCGGTATGGAAAACAATAAAACCACCGGTTTGGTAGTAGAGATTAAACCCTCAAAATTTAAAGACAGAAATGTTTTTATTGCAGAAGAAGTTCATAAATTGGTAAAAAAATTACAAGCCGAAAAGTATATTTTAGCTTATATCAGTTTCAGTTACGATATGCTGAAGAAAATACATGCTCTAGATCCTCTGGCCAAAACCCAGTATTTGGATGGTTCTAAATCTCCTAAGGAATTGAAAGCAGATGGTATTAGCGGATTGGATTATTTGGTTTATAAATTAAAGGTTAAACCAGAATGGATTTCAAGCGCCAAGGAGCATGGATTAATTCTAAACGCTTGGACAGCAAACACCACGGAAGATATTGATTGGTTGATAGCCAACGATTTTAATTATATCACCACCGACGAACCAGAACTCGCTTTTGAAATTTTAATGAAGAGTCCCTCTAATAAAGATTATAAATTGGTATGGAGTGATGAGTTTAATTATCAAGGAAAGCCCGATCCAACTAAATGGGCTTTTGAATATGGACTTAAAAGAAATCAAGAAAAGCAGTATTATGTTGATAGTTTAAAAAATGCAAGAGTGGAAAAAGGGTTCTTGATTTTAGAAACACATAAAGAACAAGTTAAAAATCAAGGTTTCGTGTCAAATTCCGAGACAAATTGGAGAAAAAATGTTGAATATGCTGATTATACAGCACCTAGTTTAACCACCAAAAATTTGGCACAATGGACTTACGGTCGGATAGAAATACGCGCACAATTACCAAAAGGAATCGGTTTGTGGCCAGCAATCTGGATGATGGGTATCAATTACGATGAGGTAGGATGGCCAGAATGTGGTGAAATTGATATCATGGAACATGTCGGTTTTAATCCAGATTCTATATTTGGCACCATTCACACAACATCATATAACCATATGAAGGGTACACAAAAAGGAAAAAAAATATTTATTTCAAAGCCTTATGGCACATTTCACGTGTTTGCTATAGATTGGACACCAGAAGGCATCGATTTTATTTTAGATGATACGATTTATAATCAAATAGAAAATGAAAACAAAACGGTTAGCGAATGGCCGTTCGATCAAGATTTTTATCTTAAAATGAACATAGCAGTAGGCGGTATGCTTGGTGGTAAAGAAGGAATTGACAACGCTATCTTTCCACAACAAATGCTAGTTGATTATGTAAGAGTGTACCAGAAAAAAAGTAGCGAATGAAACGTTTTTCATTAACAATATTAATTCTAGCAATAAGTTTCCTTAACTGTGAATCTAAAAGCCAGAATATTAGTGTGATGACTTATAATATTAGATTAGATGTAGCCTCAGATGGCGAAAATGCATGGCCTAATAGAAAAGACTTTCTAATCTCACAAATACTTTTTTTAAGTCCAGACATCATTGGAATCCAAGAGGCGCGTCCCAATCAAATGACAGACTTGAAAAATGCTTTAAAAGGTTATAAAACGATTGGAAATGGTAGAGATGGGGATGATATGGGAGAACATTCCGCTATTTTCTATAATGCAAAAAGAGTGAAGGTAGAACATGATAGCACTTTTTGGTTATCACCAACACCTAATAAAGTTTCCAAAGGCTGGGACGCTGCCTACCCAAGAATTTGTACCTACGGGCTGTTTACACTTTTAGAAAGCCACCAGAAAATTTGGGTATTCAATACACATTTAGATCATGTTGGTACAGAGGCTAAGTTAGAAGGTG encodes the following:
- a CDS encoding endonuclease/exonuclease/phosphatase family protein codes for the protein MKRFSLTILILAISFLNCESKSQNISVMTYNIRLDVASDGENAWPNRKDFLISQILFLSPDIIGIQEARPNQMTDLKNALKGYKTIGNGRDGDDMGEHSAIFYNAKRVKVEHDSTFWLSPTPNKVSKGWDAAYPRICTYGLFTLLESHQKIWVFNTHLDHVGTEAKLEGVKLILEKINDVNTDGFPVVFMGDFNAEPNSNLIKNLKQKMDDSKDMAKITFGSKGTFNGFKFEEPVIKRIDYIMVSKSNVEIEKYGALSSSVDLKYPSDHFPVLTELKLKE
- a CDS encoding helix-turn-helix and ligand-binding sensor domain-containing protein → MKTLQLNVLMFLCLMSFGQELPPIEKFTTENYHGDNQNWMISQASNNFIYVANNIGLLEYNGAKWVTYPSPNNTIIRAVRVINDKIYTGSYGEFGYWIKNEFGILTYASLASKLENKLSEDEEIWNIIEYKEWVVFQSGDNIYFYNSTTETFKIIHSNNIIYKIFKVDNRIFYHVDNEGIYLVENGKPKLILNHEIVKSGRVINIFKRDENLMLLTRSYGFYTFKNNNMTPWETPADDVFKKVNIFSSIQLKDGSFIVGTISDGVIHLNIDGSINYKITQKTGLNNNTVLCLFEDQAQNVWVGLDNGINCINVKSAIKTYYDYDGVLGTVYSTMVFNNYLYIGSNQGLFYREVNDIDSPFKFIEGTAGQVWDLYNYKDDYLFCGHHLGTFLIKNNKAKNINKNLGAWTFKAIPNAENLILQGNYDGLYILEKVNETWQTRNKVEGFENSSRYFEINDDNQVWVNHEYKGVFKLKLDDSLKKVIKLGMETSLPLGKNTGLIRYKNNIIYRAQEGMFEYNNSTDAFQRDSILSLTTKKDQYISGKLVVDKNDKLWVFSKDNLNYIENDNVTNQPAINNISIPSKLRKGLLGYENISLTSNNKYVLGTTNGYITLDLSKLNETNNHTTYLNTVALQDIEGKISQYKIQHVGEFNHNNGILLFEYSVPEYDKFLGVKYQYKLEGHSNKWSPWTENAQASFENLSFGDYTFKVRVKVGNKLTKNTVSYTFKVDRPWYLSNIAISFYFLLLLLITLITHKAYKRYYNNKFKHEQMENEQTIMQIKNEKLNQDIENKNRELAISTMSIIKKNRVLNKIKKELKKNKDNADNAAVILIDSNLNDTKDWSFFEQAFNNADKDFLEKIKKSHPNLTPNDLRFCAYLRLNLSSKEMAPLLNISIKSVETKRYRLRKKLGLEHDNSLVDYILKF
- a CDS encoding glycerophosphodiester phosphodiesterase family protein, with translation MRIFLIVYILISFYSCNKVPHKQSITFAKNPVIAHRGAWKKNNLPKNSIASLKHAIELKCAGSEFDVRMTSDTILIVTHDADYHELPIEETTYEELSKFKLFNGETLPTLKQYLLAGMENNKTTGLVVEIKPSKFKDRNVFIAEEVHKLVKKLQAEKYILAYISFSYDMLKKIHALDPLAKTQYLDGSKSPKELKADGISGLDYLVYKLKVKPEWISSAKEHGLILNAWTANTTEDIDWLIANDFNYITTDEPELAFEILMKSPSNKDYKLVWSDEFNYQGKPDPTKWAFEYGLKRNQEKQYYVDSLKNARVEKGFLILETHKEQVKNQGFVSNSETNWRKNVEYADYTAPSLTTKNLAQWTYGRIEIRAQLPKGIGLWPAIWMMGINYDEVGWPECGEIDIMEHVGFNPDSIFGTIHTTSYNHMKGTQKGKKIFISKPYGTFHVFAIDWTPEGIDFILDDTIYNQIENENKTVSEWPFDQDFYLKMNIAVGGMLGGKEGIDNAIFPQQMLVDYVRVYQKKSSE
- a CDS encoding RagB/SusD family nutrient uptake outer membrane protein → MNIKKNLIRTKSSLLLLMALLSIVSCEEFLEEQPSTVIDSNYIYTTEEGLKSGVVSLYKFERDRYDRSTEDYMGAVLMSSRSDLAFSRTGYTGNMGRYQRGISPDDLGARFVSALFWKHYYNITSKATDIINAAEVASGIDEDVRNQVLAEAKFFRAHSYFYLYRMFNNIYVTTETVTVENAFDVINGKSSEDEIFELLNSDLNFAIEHLDWNVTFGRVSKGTAKHVKAKVAMWEGNWQEAKIQALSVIEDPMSPHSLVAVGDVFKGDRNHSEQLFVVQSQDDALGGGEVTMMNANYVTQYFQIPGIDANVEQGGRGFSRVLPNRYLMNLIAEDPNDKRDDDTYFRLKYYYTTGVNTGEEIDIYKPISDENPNGVQLARYYQRLHPSCIKFAQEDDDPTTYRQKSNILVYRLAETYLIAAEAMMRSSGDPLPYINAVRTRAKAAPLTSVNEQAILDERARELAFEGQRWFTLKRMGQAVIDRQITSYAGDGEYFPANLGDKDPRTNWQSHFINFPIAQIDLDLLGPSYPQNEGYN
- a CDS encoding SusC/RagA family TonB-linked outer membrane protein, with the protein product MKLKLCYQKIKVLLCLLFLATSLVAVAQTDKTVTGTVLSSEDNMPLPGATVLVKGTINGTSTDFDGNFTLNVSSSARTLSVSYIGYQTKEAAITTGAMTILLDVDQNLLDEVVVVGYGTQKKSDLVSAVAKADLSKATQTPTSDVNEMLRGRISGLQVDVGGGSLRPGGTSEIIFRGRGSIEGNVSGIYVVDGVVRDGGIEDINPDDIESIEFLKDASAQAIYGSRAVNGVVLITTKRGKTNKVNVSYHGYVTTQSIERNFDVYDGQEFAQLRREARRTNNGDGTEYLDDDEIFSAIELESIENNEFVDWEDELQKKGTINSQSISVNGGTESTQVFGSINYFRQDGIIPTSSYVRKNLRLNVDQKISDKISARFDINILNDKTERAANINVITFSPLGRAYDDNGNLTQFPSGEEGTATNPLWNLRESDDDERGNDFVVNFIPSYQITDNLKYQLTTSVTRKNSERGRYLSSLHSGGDTDRGIASINNQLREAFFIENILTYDKEFNEDHKLNVTLVQAADENKYTQTFTVGTGFPNESLGYDGITNAIGNITAERNKETIRTASFMGRLRYNLFDKYLFTGTFRRDGASVNAKDFKWTDNPAGAFAWKIHKESFLENVDAIQELKLRLSYGSLANALKVPYASLFTAEGQNYIFDDGITASGYAPSVILPNPSLEHEKITTLNVGLDFSLFNRFLTGDINYYDARTKNLLLKRGVPSITGYQYTFFNAGELQNTGIELSLTANLINTEDFKWFVSTNWSNNKNKLIELYNDGEGNPILDDDAYGYFVGQSTSVIRQYEFDGIWQEGDDFANAPQANPESSIPQENLAPGDIRIKDTNGVDEDGNPTGIPDGKITPEDRVFKDGNPDWFGSLSSTLSYKGFELFVDFYAVEGATKVNPFLSDFNNGGTLSSKLNGVRVPYYTPENPSTTFPRPNFDATPQYLNALAVKDASYIRLRTLSLGYTLPQSVFDKLNIEQVKVYVTGNNLFTDTDYIGYSPEVNIRNTFDNTDTGYPDATSFTFGVKVKL